Proteins encoded by one window of Scatophagus argus isolate fScaArg1 chromosome 8, fScaArg1.pri, whole genome shotgun sequence:
- the calcoco1a gene encoding calcium-binding and coiled-coil domain-containing protein 1, producing the protein MEKAWPVEFRNVGCSYFPQSRVDCHYTLSSQHSWASNDWIGLFKVGWSSVKDYHTFVWALAPADYQEGTEVNCCVHFQASYLPKPSSQEYEFVYIDARGEVCSRSSKFTFCAPKPLEDLVTLEDEPHGEEGGTDMLLVVPRAELLQSRLQECLRERAELLQVQEAANRQREKEKLEYKRAREAWEKRHKGLESDIARLQGELKQGQEKIEEMERKQEKEQALGELLAQEKSTLLDASEESKVQIKELEEDVKTLTQRIVEREAELERMKERARRAGAQRKEEESERKSLQTKLEQTEGELRSLSKEFQGLRNSLAQRDTSVLQLQSTITTLTQKLTTAHRKEAENEATLKEMRSLRERLNASERASEGLKSDLRAMVGQRDHGQAELHQARLQAAQLTLQLADSSLALREGRARWAQEKQNLQRTAEKDYEHVEKLNTEMQRMEERLQEERMERVKLEVELGREKDCNRVQLCETRRELQELKTSLKVAQKEKEQLLAEKQELIEYICQLEQKMGTVASAKWSAAPIVSTGRLGSALSDSEDENPEALQPLRPPRPLGHYSLCEQSEPDSLLLATPPPSPREVERSAVVINQPAPLSSPHQAGADTLAHSSDSEEESDPLQCGQHSSGEETAFLLPEHPDAVLSDLADTSLW; encoded by the exons ATGGAGAAGGCTTGGCCAGTAGAGTTTAGAAACGTGGGCTGCAGTTACTTCCCTCAGAGCAGAGTTGATTGCCACTACACACTGAGCTCCCAGCACAGCTGGGCCAGCAATGACTGGATAGGGCTCTTCAAG GTAGGATGGTCATCAGTGAAGGACTACCACACATTTGTTTGGGCACTGGCCCCGGCTGATTATCAAGAAGGCACAGAGGTCAACTGCTGTGTGCACTTCCAGG CCTCCTACCTACCCAAACCCAGCTCCCAAGAGTATGAGTTTGTATATATCGATGCCAGGGGAGAAGTGTGCTCCCGCAGCTCAAAATTCACCTTCTGCGCTCCAAAGCCACTTGAGGATCTGGTGACCCTAGAGGACGAGCCacatggagaggaaggaggcaCAGACATGTTGTTGGTCGTGCCCAGGGCTGAACTGCTACAG AGTCGACTGCAGGAATGCCTGCGAGAGCGCGCCGAGCTGCTGCAGGTGCAGGAGGCAGCAAacaggcagagggagaaagagaagctgGAATACAAGAGGGCGAGGGAGGCCTGGGAGAAACGACACAAAGGGCTAGAAAGTGATATCGCCAGGCTGCAGGGAGAGCTGAAGCAGGGTCAAGAGAAGAtcgaggagatggagagaaagcaggag AAAGAGCAGGCTTTGGGAGAATTGCTTGCCCAGGAAAAAAGCACCTTATTGGATGCATCGGAGGAGAGCAAAGTGCAAAtcaaagagctggaggaggatgtCAAAACCCTGACTCAGAGAATTGTAGAAAGGGAGGCAGAGTTAGAAAG gatgaAGGAAAGAGCAAGGAGGGCTGGAgctcagagaaaagaagaggagagtgaaagaaagagctTGCAG ACCAAGCTGGAACAGACAGAGGGTGAACTCCGAAGTCTGTCTAAGGAGTTCCAGGGCCTGAGGAATTCACTGGCCCAGAGAGACACAAGTGTCCTACAGCTCCAAAGCACCATCACCACTCTCACACAGAAACTCACCACTGCCCACAGAAAAGAG GCGGAGAATGAGGCAACACTGAAGGAGATGCGTAGCCTGCGAGAGCGTCTGAATGCAAGTGAGCGTGCTTCGGAGGGCTTAAAGAGCGATCTGAGGGCCATGGTGGGCCAGAGGGATCACGGGCAGGCCGAATTGCATCAGGCTCGTCTGCAGGCTGCTCAACTTACCCTTCAGCTTGCAGATTCCAGTCTGGCTCTGAGAGAGGGAAGAGCCCGCTGGGCCCAAGAGAAGCAGAATCTGCAGCGCACAGCCGAG AAGGACTATGAGCATGTGGAGAAACtgaacacagaaatgcagaggatggaggagaggctgcaggaggagaggatggagagagtgaAGCTGGAGGTGGAGCTTGGGAGGGAAAAGGATTGCAACCGG GTTCAGCTGTGTGAAACCCGCAGGGAGCTCCAGGAGCTGAAGACCAGCCTGAAGGTCGCccagaaagagaaggagcagcTACTGGCAGAGAAGCAG GAGCTGATAGAGTACATCTGTCAGCTGGAGCAGAAGATGGGAACAGTGGCCAGTGCCAAGTGGAGCGCTGCCCCGATTGTCTCTACAG GGCGGCTTGGCAGTGCGTTATCTGACTCTGAGGACGAGAACCCAGAGGCTCTGCAGCCCCTCCGTCCACCAAGACCTCTGGGACACTACAGCCTGTGTGAGCAGAGTGAACCGGATTCTTTGCTTCttgccactcctcctccttcccccaGGGAGGTAGAGAGGAGTGCAGTCGTCATCAACCAACCAGCTCCTCTCTCTTCGCCACACCAGGCCGGCGCTGACACTCTGGCCCACAGCTCTGATTCA GAAGAGGAATCCGATCCacttcagtgtggacagcaCAGCTCTGGAGAGGAAACCGCATTTCTGCTCCCTGAGCACCCGGACGCTGTTCTCAG TGATCTGGCGGACACCTCGCTGTGGTAA